ATTTTCTTTTAATATATCTCTAATTTCTTTTAAAAGTATCTCTTCTGGTGTAGGTTTTGGAGCTGGTTTAACAGCCTCTTCTTTTTTCATAAGTTTATTTATTACTTTTACCATAAAAAATACACATACACAGATTATTAAGAAATTTATAATATTTTGTAGAAATTGTCCATATTTAACAATAACTGGTTCAGCTCCAGCAACACTTGATGGTATAGTAA
This region of Fusobacterium perfoetens genomic DNA includes:
- the mscL gene encoding large-conductance mechanosensitive channel protein MscL, which produces MSFIQEFKKFAVRGNALDMAVGVIIGGAFGKIVTSMVNDIIMPVIGIITGKIDVSSLKFTIPSSVAGAEPVIVKYGQFLQNIINFLIICVCVFFMVKVINKLMKKEEAVKPAPKPTPEEILLKEIRDILKENKNK